The genomic region TAACGGTGAATGTCAAGACATGTCTTTCTCTGGAAATGTTGACGATAGTGCTGTCTCAAATGAAATGACCTGGGAGGACACTGAGGAGTCAATGGCACCGTTGGGTTTAGATGAGAAGAGGCCAGAGAGTTCTCGCTCCTCATTTGAGCAGAAGAGCAGAGAGAGTTCCCGATCCTTATCTGAGAATCCAATCATAACCAAGGTAGATGAACATTTTAGTAGTTTGTAAATCATAAATCCAATTAATGTTAGGTATCcttgttgtttttttgttttaattacaacCACTCTCTTATGTATTATTATGTTGGCATCAGTTGATTGAAGAGGTGGAGGAGCTCAAGGCTTCCAAGAAAGAACAATCTGTGAAGATCGGTTTATTGGAGCACAAGCTGGTAAGTAACACATGCTATGTTTGTTAAACATTCACTATATTTCGGTTTCTttgcttttcttcttctgcGGAGTCATCTAACCAACATTAAATAGCAAGTTAAGAATGCATTTGCTCATCAGTGGCACTGCATTGGTACCTaagtaaaaattcataataCTAAATGAGTATTGAAGGCCCGGTTTATGCTTTCATATTAGCTTCTTCCTCAATCTGCAAAATAAGAGGTTGCCGGACAGGATCCCTGGTCCAGACCTGATGAAAGTTTTGTTTGAATGACTGCGTTTAACTGTTGTACGGAGAAATCGTTGGGAGCATACTCTTGTCGATAACAGTTCTGGTTTTAATTGTCTTCTTACTGTGAGTTTTGGCGTTCCTGCTGCATTGGTCTTTAAGCGGATTAAGATAACTCAATTAACGAATAAACAAAAACTGAGAGTTGCATTTTTTGCTACAACAAAAAAGGCAGATTAAACTGTGAAATTAGTCAATGCTGCGTAATCGACTTCATTGATCTTATTCCTCTTGTGACTTTGGATTTCTGTTCCGGTATTTCAGAAGAAGGCGGAGCTTGAAATTCAGCAGTTAAAAGTTTGGTATGAAGGTTGAATCGGAGTCCACACCTTAGAAGTTGTATGTGGTACATGACATGGGAGGCAAGGGTAGAGAAGCTGGAGAATGAAGGCATGGAGGCATGGATGTTTGTATATGCCACTGACAATTATATAGTTTGTATTATCAAATTAGTCTAGTACTAATCTACCATAACCTTTTTCTAGGGTGCGTATAATCTCTTCTATAAGTGCCTAAATGGTAGATTGATCTGTTTTGTGAATGTTTTTACGTACGAGAAGAAATCATCTTTTCTTTTGATCGTAAGAAAGGATAGTGAATTTTTTAGGAAGTTGAGGTGCCACATTGAAATCAATTGGCAAAGGAAGAGTGAATCAACTATTTTCAAGCCTTTGCAGAGTTCTTTAATTTTAGATGTGGGATTCGCATGCTCAACAATTTTTTCCAGTCATGTCCGCTTGCACTCTCGCCTTGTTTTTATAATTcgactttcttttgttttttattcaatATAAAGGGCTAAATAGGGAGTTCAAAGTCGTTTCCCTATGATATTTAATGAGATCTGATTTTCACATTGCCTTTTGTttaccttatatatatatatatatatatatatatatatatatatatatatatatatatatatattatttacatttttattttcttttgaattatttaatttaaaagttaaaaataggTGCGGAAATTATTTTGCTTGATTATATTGTATTagatgtaacatcccacatcgtctaggggagtcgattttgtaagccttatatgtatattcccatctttacctagcacgagattttttgggagcttactggcttcaggttccatcggaactctgaagttaagcgactAACACACGAgcgcaatcccatgatgggtgacccactaagaagttcacgtgtgagttcccagactAGCACACGAgcgcaatcccatgataggtgacccactaagaagttcacgtgtgagttcccagaaaaaaACCGTGAGGGCTTGGTTGGGGcctaaagtggacaatatcgtgctacggtggagtcgagctcgggataTGATGGGGGCCTGAGCCAGAATGTGACATTAGATACCTTCACCTGATAAAACACATGATCATCTGGTCTAGTAGAACTTAAGCTTAATTCACTCAATTGGAGAGgctatggttcaaattcataaaCAATAGTTGGAAAAAAGTGTGAGCATACACAACTTGTGAATGAAAAATACTTTGCTCCATTTGGAAGGAAAAAAGTGTGAGCATATACTAACTTgtgaatgaaaaataatttgcTCCCTTTGGATTGAGGCATGCTTACTTTCTTAAGAATCACAATTTAATACGTGtgcacatgaaatttttttttttgggtttttttaaaatattgtgCATTTCAAATTGTAATACTCATAAAGGTAAAACGTCATGGTTTGAAATTGAGCATGGGCACATAATTGGGCTCTTTTATTTGTGACTCATGATTTTcacacttttgtttttcttgttacaCTCTTCCTCTTATTTCTGCCTCGCGattattctttaatttatcaaatcaaagTAGAGAAATTAAAGCAAGTGACTAAGGGCGTGAAGCTTTCGCCCTCTTGCGTTCACTTTCTTGGCAAGGTCACTTCATCCCTCCCTTGTCAAAGACTCAGAGTAGTTTTCTCTGTATTTATTTTCTACAAGGAAAGAGATACTAAACACAATAGTTATCTGAATCATCTGAATAGGGTGTTGGGTTACCACCCAAAGTTCCGAGTTTGAAACTCCcaattttctaaattattgtaatagttttgaatccTCTCAtttcccttaataataataatttagaaaaaatgtACTGTTAATtccaaatttaaaaaactaTGGTTcatcttttattctttttttttttttttgacactAGCTTGTGCTCCAAGTTCCTAAACCCTAGATTGGATGTATGGGTTTTCTCGTCTTTATTTATTCTCAAGAATAtgtttttaatcattcatcTCTTGCTTGATTCCGCAGTTTACACGCCTTGCGTTTAACTGCGTTCGATAGATTCGAATCCGCTGTCTTTTTAATGGATTAGATAAATGGGAAATCAACATTCCAATCTCTCAGAAATGTTATGGGAATAAATTTTCTCCATGCACACGTCAAGGATGTCTtccaaattattatataatacGGCTCGAGTAGTCTTCTTTATTGGCAACCCCCTCGACGTCGACGggaaatcttttaaaatctttcTAAATCTCTAATGATTGTCCTATGCCACCCACCCTTCACCTCGAGTAATCTTTCTTTACTGTAGAACCCTCACCGTCGGCTATTTAAACGCATATTCACAATCAATTTGTATATATCCATACCTTCACTACGAACCACAATCATTGTACTCAGCTCAAATGGCTGAACTTGCCTTTGATTTGGCAGTCAGACTCACGGAGAAGCTAGGCTCCCTTGCTTACGACGAGATTTGCTTGACATGGGCGGTTCAATCCGATCTGAGAAAGCTTGAGCGCACCATGTCCACCATCAAAGATGTGCTCTTGGATGCTGAAGAGAAGCAAGCAAATAACAAGCAGCTACGCAGTTGGCTCAGACAAGTTAAAAATGTGTTTCTTGATGCCGAGGATGTGTTGGATGAGTTTGACCGTGAAGCCCTGCGAAAGCAAGTGGTGAAAAAATTTCATGGTACATGTAGAAAGGTACGTCATTTCTTCTCCCGGTCTAATCCAGTTGCATTTCGTTTCAGAGTAGCTCATGAAATCAAAGAGTTAAGGGAGAGGTTAGAGGAGCTTAAAGGCAATAAGTCTATCTTTGATTCTCTCACTAGTCATAGTAAAGGTTACTATGATGACCATGATAGTAATTTGAAGCACGCGAACAAGACGAGAGAGACATACTCTTTCATTCGTGCTTCGGAAGTTTTTGGTAGAGGATTTGAGAAGGAAGCGATAGTAAACCGTTTGATTGAGCAATGTGACGATTGTGTCTCAGTTATTCCTGTAGTTGGAATGGGAGGTCTAGGCAAGACTACACTTGCTAAGTTGGTGTACAATGATACAAGAGTCATTAGGAATTTTGAATTGAGGATTTGGCAGTATGTGTCACCGCTAGATTTTGATATTGCTAGATTGACAAAAGAGATTCTTAGTTCTGTATTAGGTACAAATATTAGTGGTGAATTGTCTATGAATCAGTTACAAGAAAAACTACGAGATGCTTTGAAGGATAAGAAATTTTTACTTGTGTTAGATGATGTGTGGAACGAAGATGCATATAAATGGGGTGAGTTCAGAGATTTGTTGGTAGAGGGGGCCAAATTAGGAAGTAAGATTTTAGTGACAACCCGTGATGTTTCAGTTGCTTCTATCATGGGAACCGTGCCGACAAACATTTATTTGCAAAATCTCTCGGAAGAGGATTGCATGTCCTTGTTTGTGAAATGTGCATtcaaagaaggagaagagagagaacaTCCAAACCTCTTTGAAATTGGAAAAGATATTGTAGGAAAGTGTGGAGGGGTCCCCTTAGCGGTGAAAATTTTAGGATGTCAACTCTACTCAAAGACTGATGAGCGGGAATGGAAAATGATACGGGATTCTGCAATATGGGAATTAGAAAGAGATGGAGTTGCTCACGTTTTACCTGCTTTGAGACTCAGTTATACTCATTTGCCTCCCCATTTGAAAAGATGTCTTGCTTATTGTTCACTTCTTCCAAGGACATACGAGGGGCATGATAGCTGGCTATTGATCAATTTTTGGATGGTAAATGGAATCCTTGAAACTCATGATCATGGGAATCTGGAGTTGGAAGATGTTGGTGAGCTATATTTTAAAGAGTTATGGGAGAGGTCGTTCTTTCAAAATGTTAAAGATCGTAGTCTATACTTCGAATTTGATATGCATGACCTTATCCATGACCTCGTACGATCAGTTGCACAAGATGAGTGCTTTGTAGTAGACTTTGAAGGCACCAAAGAAATCTCTGAAAATGTTAGACATTGGTCATTTTGGGAACCTGAACAAAATGTTTCATCAATCTTGCATAAGCGGAACAGGTTGCGATCTATAATTGCGGAAAGTACAGATATcaatgaatccttccttcagACTTGCTTTTCAAGATTCAAGTATTTGCGGATGCTTCTTCTAAGAAATACAACATTTGAAGCTTTTCCAAGTTCCATTGTTTCCTTGAAGCATCTGAGATACCTGCAATTAAATGGAAATGCAAGAATCTCGAAACTCCCTGATGCAGTTTGTAAGTTGCAAAGCTTGGAAATTCTAATTGTTCGTGGATGTGTGAATCTTGAAGAATTGCCTAGAGATATAAGCAAGTTGATCAGCCTTAGGTGGCTTGAGATAACTACAAAGCAAACAAGTTTTCCAGACAATGGAGTGGGATGCATGAAATCACTTCGGTATCTTTTTATTAGGAATTGTGGTAATCTAACCTCTTTGCCACGTGATATGAGTTATCTTGGCGCATTACACACTCTAATTATTATCGATTGTGAGCAGCTTGATTTGGCGAACGGAAACTACCAACTAATTCCATTGAGGCTCCGAAGTTTGCTTATTGCTGGAGTACCAAGGATGGTGGCATTGCCTGAATGGTTGCAGGGAGCTGCTAACACTCTACGAGGCTTGTATATTTGGGATTGTGAAAACTTGGATGCATTACCTGAGTGGTTGACAAGTTTCACATCCCTTAGAATACTTGACCTTAGCGAGTGTCCAAAATTGGTTTCTCTACCAGAAGGGATGCATTCTCTCGAAGTTAAAATAGAGGATTGTCCTCAATTGAAGAGGGGAATCTAGTGTGAAATCGACGAAGATTGGCAAAAGATTTCTCATGTTCAAGGGGGCTGGGTCTGCTATCTTTCCCCATCTATCTCCAAGTTTCTTCTGCTGTGTTTTGATAttattttgagttgttttttatttggcaGCACACATACTTGTCTTGGGACTGCCTTGTTTTGATTGTTTCATGCTTTCATTCGTTTTATTTAGTTTGTACTGCTTGTATCTCTTAACCTTTAGGTTTGTTGTAtttaccaaaaattaaaaaataaaaaccaaataatgaataaaaaaacaCCTTTTTGGGTGTGTAAATACCAATgtgtaatttaatttttgtttaatttacaaTTTTCAATTATGAATCTATGTcggtcaaaactcaaaaactctTCTACTCTAGCTAATGCTACATAATCTAATTTTAAAGAATCAAGTCACGGCTGTTTCTATTTGTAGTACATATACCACTCAAAATTATAGTTTGCATTAACACATTAATCAGCAGTTAATCTACTATTGAGCGTTCAACACTGAAAAACTACTAGTTCTTACTATAATACCATAAGTTTCAACGTATGATTTTTTACACTCCGATTTTATCCTTTTGCACTTCATTTATGCttattacataaataaataaaagtaagtACAAACGGATAAATACAGAATGCGAAAATCTATCACCTTTCCCAATGCGAGTTTTATTTGATTACTTGGAATGAAATGTCTTTATTTTAGACCAAATTATTTCAAAGGCCTTTTGGGATAGACCAACTCCAACCCATTGGACCTCACTTCATGCCATTGTCTTGTTGGACTCTTAAGGCCTCATggaatttcttttgttttttgcgtttttttttattttttttattttttgttttcataaattctttttatttctattttattattttatttttatcaattttacCCTTTGATGGAATGGgcctaaaaaagaaaatatacctTCAGCAACtagcaataataataataataattattattatttttagtacgacgatatattttacactaagggatgaaagagttcggttaagccacacaataaacaaacctaatttggtatcaattAGCAATAAGTTAAAAATGACAAGTTCACCATATCAAAGTGTAGCATACACACAAATTTTAGTTGTCACAGTTTGATTCATATGCACCAATTTTATCATTGTGTTTTTAACAAATGTAATATATTGTCAAAATGTAATatgaaaaatagtaaaaaatgtGTGCCAAACCGTGATTTGTAGGAAAGAGAATTGACTCCACAGTGAGTAGTTGGACTCTTTTATTACTCGGTTATGATTTTAATGTTCTCGGTTTCTTCTTTTATTCTAATTGGGCTCTTCTATTTGTGGATCATGATTTTCTCGCCTCCtcactttttttctttaacaaataaatgaatgattcaTCATTAATATATAGTACTTGTACATACATCAATTATTTGTTCTATACATTTGAATGACCGAGTGATATacgattgaaatgatttttttttttttttttttgtaaagatcatctttTGGGAGAATGCAACTATTTATCTTGTTTTATTGCCAAAAAAGGTAAGTAAGAGCGGAAGTTGGTTTATTTTCGCGCTCTGGCGTTCCCTTTCTCAGCAAGGAGAAATTTTAGTTGTGAAGGGAACACAGATGGtataccacgtgtttttatgtcattggtgaaaaattttaatttttaagttattatctttttaacacacatatcccaccatttatatggggacacgtgatgtaccatctcgtgtaacagtcacattgaaaaatctcgcTAATTGTGTTTTGTCTCTGTATTTATTTTCAACACGAAAATAGCTAAATGTACTAGTTATCTGAATCATTCGGTTTGATCAAGACGAAAAgcatttgcctttttttttttttttgatttgttGCAGAGTTCAATGAAATTCTTAGTTCGATGATCTTTGTTTTCATcaagatattttctttttggtactttaaatataaattagtgtttttgtgCATATATCTTCGTTGTTTCTTTTAATCAGCGACTCAAGTTTTCGAAAATggcctttttatttgtttctggTTTCGAAACTGTGAATTCCGATATATTTAAGCTATTCTGTAATTTTCATGAATGGATGGGTTTTTTCTTTGCTGGATTTTTTCTCTacaatttgtaattttaatcGTTTGTTTGTTGCTTGATTCCGCAGATTACCCGCATTGCGTTAACTTCCGTTTGATGGTGTTAATCTTTTCAAATTTGTTAAGATTTGTATGAATACCTACATAATAGTGTCCTGTAGTGAGACTTGGTGATGAAACTCCATGCAAATGTAAGCATTATCTTTGTAATATTGTAAAATTTCTTTTCCAAATGTACATATTAAGGGTACACAAAAGTACAAATGAAATTATCAGTGAAATCTCGAAACATTGTTGGTCAAATTTGCAGGACTGCAGTTCTTGCACACCATGTGTTTGAATCATGTTCTTCGTATTTTCAAATTAACTATGAATTTAAACTTAGTTCTTCTACAAAGCGTTGTACTAATTTTATGAACTTTATAAGACAATGCTGAatgcagtttttattttttctttgtgcATTTCTTTTCCTCACCGAGGCTGTTTTATGTTACTCTGTTATCGTTTATCCTTGAATTTTGCACCTTCCGTTACAATCTTTTAATTCATATTtgaccatttttttcttttaaggaAACATAATGACATGAATGACCGATTTTTCTTCATTACCCATTAGAGTGCTTTCAGTAAATAACTTGtcacaaaaaaaaggaaaaagaatatgaagaaagaattgcatttcatattttgttctttatatgtttatgctaataataatttagtgagtactaattatttttttttcctttcgaaTAATATACAAAAAGAGGTTGAAGAAGTAGTGGACATGAAGTATACAACGTAACGCATAGGCCTTCTATCTCCACGTGGCGTTAGTAAGTCAAGCTTGCAGCCAAATGTTTCTAACTGATTCTAATCAGTTAGAAAGGCATAGTGGtggctttttccttttttttttttttttttttttttttttttttttgaaagactGGATAAATTCAACACTAGGCAAAAGTCAACAGAACAAAGAAAGCCCACCCGAGGGGtaaacacaacaaaacaaagagaagggaCGTGAGAGGGCTAACAGAGAAAAGACGCTGCCATAAAGGCAAAACGCCAACCCAACACacacccacaaaaaaaaaaaaaatccattacGGAGGGCAAGGAAGCCCATTCTTATTGAGAATGTGAATCAATGAAGATGGGGGGTCTTCTGACCCAAGTGGTGCCGCACATCTCCATATTTTTCCTCGATGACAGATGGTCCGCCGACTGATTGGCCGATCTTGGAATCCAAGACCAGCGACAGCCCTGAAAAGAGTTCCCCAAACTCAAAATAGCATCGAAGATTGGAAACACTTCCCAGCTGCCCTTAGAAATATCTGTAGTTGTTACATAACTTTACTCATTTGAAAAGCTGGTGAAATATGATGCACTTGATGGTCCTTATCGATGGTATGTgtacagtggaataaataaaataagacatAGTAGTTACGAGGTTCCTTAACAATCAGTGTGACTAGAGTACATCCTCGGGCAGCAGTAATGCTTTCATTCATTATCTGGAATAATAAGAGTATAAAGATAACTCTTactattttctctcttctctctagccTAGCTTACAAGTATTTTCTTATGtatctctcttcttcctctcctctctcttcttttctttctatctttcttcTGTACTTCCTTTTCTCTGTATGTCTATCTCCCTTTCTTGCTTCATTTGCTCTTTTGTTTTATAGCAAAGCTACTGGTAGACAAAATTTAGTGCGATGAGTGGCCATCCACATTGAATGGCTAGAATTACAACACAAATTATGTTATAGTGCTTGAGTAGTCTTTCTTTATTGGCAAGTGGCAACCACCTCGACGTCGACAggaaatcttttaaaatctttaTAACTTTCTGATGATTGTCCTATGCCAGCCACCCTTGACCTTGAGTAATCTTTCTTTACTGTAAAACCCTCACCGTTGGCTATTTAAACGCATATTCACAATCAATTTGTATATAATCATACCTTCACTACGCACCACAATCATTGTACTCAGTTGACATGGCTGAACTTGCCTTTGATTTGGCAATCAGACTCACGGAGAAGCTAGGCTCCCTTGCTTACGACGAGATTTGCTTGGCATGGGGGGTAAAATCCGATCTGAGAAAGCTTGAGGGCACGATGTCCACAATTAAAGGCGTGCTCTTGGATGCTGAAGAGAAGCAAGCGAATAACAAGGAGCTCCGCAGTTGGCTCAGACAAGTTAAAAATGTGTTTCTTGATGCTGAGGATGTGTTGGATGAGTTTGACTGTGAAGCTCTGCGAAAGCAAGTGGTTGAAAAGTTTCATGGTACAGGTAGAAAGGTACGTCGTTTCTTCTCCCGGTCTAATCCAGTTGCATTTCGTTTCAGAGTAGCTCATGAAATCAAAGAGTTAAGGGAGAGGTTAGAGGAGCTTAAAGGCAATAAGTCTATCTTTGATTCTCTCACTAGTCATAGTAAAGGTTACTATGATGACCATGATAGTAATTTGAAGCACGTGAACAAGACGAGAGAGACATACTCTTTCATTCGTGCTTCGGAAGTTGTTGGTAGAGGATTTGAGAAGGAAGCGATAGTAAACCGTTTGATTGAGCAATGTGACGATTGTGTCTCAGTTATTCCTGTAGTTGGAATGGGAGGTCTAGGCAAGACTACACTTGCTAAGTTGGTGTACAATGATACAAGAGTCATTAGGAATTTTGAATTGAGGATTTGGCAGTATGTGTCACCGCTAGATTTTGA from Pyrus communis chromosome 9, drPyrComm1.1, whole genome shotgun sequence harbors:
- the LOC137744089 gene encoding putative disease resistance protein RGA1, coding for MAELAFDLAVRLTEKLGSLAYDEICLTWAVQSDLRKLERTMSTIKDVLLDAEEKQANNKQLRSWLRQVKNVFLDAEDVLDEFDREALRKQVVKKFHGTCRKVRHFFSRSNPVAFRFRVAHEIKELRERLEELKGNKSIFDSLTSHSKGYYDDHDSNLKHANKTRETYSFIRASEVFGRGFEKEAIVNRLIEQCDDCVSVIPVVGMGGLGKTTLAKLVYNDTRVIRNFELRIWQYVSPLDFDIARLTKEILSSVLGTNISGELSMNQLQEKLRDALKDKKFLLVLDDVWNEDAYKWGEFRDLLVEGAKLGSKILVTTRDVSVASIMGTVPTNIYLQNLSEEDCMSLFVKCAFKEGEEREHPNLFEIGKDIVGKCGGVPLAVKILGCQLYSKTDEREWKMIRDSAIWELERDGVAHVLPALRLSYTHLPPHLKRCLAYCSLLPRTYEGHDSWLLINFWMVNGILETHDHGNLELEDVGELYFKELWERSFFQNVKDRSLYFEFDMHDLIHDLVRSVAQDECFVVDFEGTKEISENVRHWSFWEPEQNVSSILHKRNRLRSIIAESTDINESFLQTCFSRFKYLRMLLLRNTTFEAFPSSIVSLKHLRYLQLNGNARISKLPDAVCKLQSLEILIVRGCVNLEELPRDISKLISLRWLEITTKQTSFPDNGVGCMKSLRYLFIRNCGNLTSLPRDMSYLGALHTLIIIDCEQLDLANGNYQLIPLRLRSLLIAGVPRMVALPEWLQGAANTLRGLYIWDCENLDALPEWLTSFTSLRILDLSECPKLVSLPEGMHSLEVKIEDCPQLKRGI